The following are encoded in a window of Leptodactylus fuscus isolate aLepFus1 chromosome 9, aLepFus1.hap2, whole genome shotgun sequence genomic DNA:
- the BTF3L4 gene encoding transcription factor BTF3 homolog 4 isoform X2, whose translation MNQEKLAKLQAQVRIGGKGTARRKKKVVHRTATADDKKLQSSLKKLAVNNIAGIEEVNMIKDDGTVIHFNNPKVQASLSANTFAITGHAEVKQITEMLPGILSQLGADSLTSLRKLAEQFPRQVLDCKAPKPEDIEEEDDDVPELVENFDEASKNEAN comes from the exons ATGAATCAAGAAAAACTAGCAAAGCTTCAGGCTCAGGTCCGGATAGGTGGTAAG GGAACAGCCCGCAGAAAGAAGAAGGTTGTACATAGAACAGCAACAGCAGATGACAAGAAACTTCAGAGCTCACTCAAGAAGCTGGCAGTAAACAATATTGCTGGTATTGAGGAG GTTAATATGATTAAAGACGACGGCACAGTTATCCACTTCAACAACCCCAAGGTTCAGGCTTCCCTCTCTGCCAACACATTTGCAATCACTGGCCATGCAGAAGTCAAGCAGATCACAGAAATGCTCCCAGGTATCCTAAGTCAGCTGGGGGCCGACAGCCTCACAAGTCTCCGCAAGCTAGCCGAACAGTTCCCCCGCCAGG TATTGGACTGTAAGGCGCCCAAACCAGAGGACATagaagaggaggatgatgatgtcCCTG AACTTGTAGAGAATTTTGATGAAGCATCGAAAAATGAAGCAAATTGA
- the BTF3L4 gene encoding transcription factor BTF3 homolog 4 isoform X1: MHARPRSTMNQEKLAKLQAQVRIGGKGTARRKKKVVHRTATADDKKLQSSLKKLAVNNIAGIEEVNMIKDDGTVIHFNNPKVQASLSANTFAITGHAEVKQITEMLPGILSQLGADSLTSLRKLAEQFPRQVLDCKAPKPEDIEEEDDDVPELVENFDEASKNEAN; this comes from the exons atgcatgctcggccaag atCCACTATGAATCAAGAAAAACTAGCAAAGCTTCAGGCTCAGGTCCGGATAGGTGGTAAG GGAACAGCCCGCAGAAAGAAGAAGGTTGTACATAGAACAGCAACAGCAGATGACAAGAAACTTCAGAGCTCACTCAAGAAGCTGGCAGTAAACAATATTGCTGGTATTGAGGAG GTTAATATGATTAAAGACGACGGCACAGTTATCCACTTCAACAACCCCAAGGTTCAGGCTTCCCTCTCTGCCAACACATTTGCAATCACTGGCCATGCAGAAGTCAAGCAGATCACAGAAATGCTCCCAGGTATCCTAAGTCAGCTGGGGGCCGACAGCCTCACAAGTCTCCGCAAGCTAGCCGAACAGTTCCCCCGCCAGG TATTGGACTGTAAGGCGCCCAAACCAGAGGACATagaagaggaggatgatgatgtcCCTG AACTTGTAGAGAATTTTGATGAAGCATCGAAAAATGAAGCAAATTGA